The Agromyces hippuratus genome has a window encoding:
- a CDS encoding thioredoxin family protein — translation MATVALTLDTFEKTILEGGTVFVDFWAGWCGPCLQFAPNYEAAAEANPDLTFAKVDTEDQQQLAAAMNITSIPTIMAFKDGIGVFAQAGALPRPMLDELISQVKALDMEQVRADLAKQEAEEASA, via the coding sequence ATGGCTACCGTGGCGCTCACCCTTGACACCTTCGAGAAGACGATCCTCGAAGGCGGCACCGTCTTCGTCGACTTCTGGGCCGGATGGTGCGGTCCCTGCCTGCAGTTCGCACCGAACTACGAGGCTGCCGCCGAGGCCAACCCCGACCTCACGTTCGCCAAGGTCGACACCGAAGACCAGCAGCAGCTCGCCGCAGCCATGAACATCACGTCGATCCCGACGATCATGGCTTTCAAGGACGGCATCGGGGTCTTCGCGCAGGCCGGCGCGCTGCCCCGGCCGATGCTCGACGAGCTCATCTCCCAGGTGAAGGCGCTCGACATGGAGCAGGTTCGTGCCGACCTCGCCAAGCAGGAGGCCGAGGAGGCCTCGGCCTGA